AAGCACTGTTGTGGATGCGGATCACCCTGTTGATCTTAATGCCAGTGATGCCGTGAACCTTAAAGTCTGATTGAAAGAAGCGGGACAGCAGGAGGTCGCAACAGGAAGTAAACCTGTTGGGTACATAACacataaacagatttttgtccttTGGAAGTGGGAGTTTCATGATTGTACTTTATAAAACAAGGTACGCACCACGGGTCTGTGGGGCAGCCCTCTTCCAAACGAATATTTCCAACACTCTCTAGCTCAATCAACAGAAACTGGACAGTATATTCCATCCCGTTTGTGGCTTGGGCCAAATCCCGCTCATACCAGGCTTCAATCCTGAGTGTAGAAGGAACATTATTTTTTCCCATTAACCACATGCTTCAGTGTAGAAACATGTACTGTACAGTCTGAGACTAAACTGTATAAAACAGTGTAaaattttctctgtattttattcaaatgtacaGACTCATCCAGCCTCCTTGTCCATAGCGCCAGTCTCTCCTTCAGTGCTTCAATCTTGCTGAGGATGGCAGGATCACGACTGATGTCAGTGGTCGGGTCATTTCGGTCAGTCGAACCTTCGACTAGGTGAGCTGATCCATCGCCCAACGTGCAGGTAGACTTCTTAGAACTGGCCGGCACCTTGGAGAGCTCACGTTCAAGCTAGGTATGCATCCAAATGGAAACAGCTCTCTTAACTTTGGACAGTAACAGCAACCTGCAGCTGGAGGTTACAGCTCAATAACTGATCCTATACTCTTGTTACAGCTGccaaaatcaatttaaaatgtttcaaGGACTGTACATACATTCTTGAGCGCATGACTGACTGTTCTGATGCATTCCTCAGGTAACTGTAACAtagtcctcttcctctccgccAGACTGAGCTGAGCCTCTGCCAGGTTCCTCTGAGCAGTACGTACACGCATATTGTAGTACATCATTTTCTTCATTACTGTGGACTACaaggaaaaaaaggcaaagaaaacacataagTGCAacataagaaagaaagaaagaaagaaagaaagaaagaaaagaaagtattACAAAGTTATATCTTGAATTTGATTGTGAGGGtgatatgtttttttattaATCAAGGGAAACCTTATTTTGCTATTATTTTGGCAAATCATTAGCAATCGACATAAATCAGAATTTGTCCCTTCAAGAGTCTAACAGAGACTCAAGTGAGCTCAGTTAGTGTAACGCAGGGGTGGCAGGGGTCCTGCTGGTCCTGACAATACCTCAGCTGCTTCCTTGACGTGCTTGCTCGAGACGTCATAGGTGTCAAGCCGCTGGAGGCCTGGCATGTGGTACAGCACGTGTGTGGCATAGttacacagcagacacactggGTTTGGGGTAGACGTGGGGTCCTTCAGTGCTAGTTCTCTGAGACAGGGTAACCGGGCAAGCATAGTCAGCTCCTGTTGcgacaacaacagaacacacaggCTCGTTCACTGACAGGGTTTCTCTTCATTCGAAGACCCAAGTTGGGCCCTAAACACATGAATGATTCTCAAGAACAAATGAAGTCTTTACACCATTTTTTAAGGAAACagcagatgctgcagatgtcacCGAGGTCCACATTTTATTGCTCTACCTACATAATAGAACtgtctgaaatattttttattttcttgaagGCTGTTAGAAGCCACAAATGATTTGGCAACCACTGTGAAGACATaacatttttttcccacaatTTTTTTGGCCAAACACTTCTCTTGCAACGTGCCacttgctgcagcagctcaaaaGAAATGTCAAAACGATAAAAGATAGATTGCAGGAATATGATCTGAGGTGTCAATCCAATCAAAGCTAGAgccacaaaacatttttgtgttgtCAGAATAACCTTGAAAAAGAGAACGACTGTGTAAATATTCTGAATCAGCGTGTCTGCTTGAGTATATATAATAAATGTAGAACTAGCACAAATCCACATATCAAGCAAATCTTAGATAGTCTTTCaagattattttttaaatagaCACAATAATGAATGTATATCATTGAAATTATGCTGCTCAATAATTCAATGACGGTCTTCTACAGCGAGCCTATTGTAGAATTGATTGAAAATCTGAACTGACTGAGACcctgacatttcacaaaaaaatgtaaatactctTTCTTCAGACCAAGGATTTTAATAAGATTTTACAAAATAAGCAGACAAACTTTTCAAAGAAGGAATTTCAAAAGCATAGCTCTGTTTTTAATCTTACCTTAAAGGAACTGATCTTGTTCCCAGACAGATTAAGACTCTGAAGGCTGGCATTGGGATCAAGGCTGTGCCCTTAAGAGAAGTTACAAATGACttgattattcatttatttatcttgttgTTTTCAAACAGGTCATTGAATCCTGTAACAGGAAATACAGAAGATTCTAAAAACCTACCAATCTTTTCAATATTGTTGTCAGCAAGGTTCAGTTCTCTGAGATTTTGAAGCGCATTCAAACCctttagagacacacacataaacacataaacagacaaatgattaaaaatgggAGCGGGCAGCTTTCACAAAACATTCACAATCGTGTTTACTGTTatggaaaatgtgtaaaaatgcagttttggtAAACCTGCATAGACACATGTATGgagagatagacagatagacatGCAAATTCACAATTTAAAGTCCAAACCTGTATCTGAGTCATGCAGTTATTGTTCAGCCACAGGACTTCTAGGTTGACCTGCAATTCTAAATTCTTTATTTCACGGATTTGATTATCATAAAGGTAGAGTTTCTCTAGTTGTAGACAATTCTGTAGTCCAGATATTCCCTGCAAAAGGAGAAGACAGGACAGACTATTGTTTAATTTTTATGACAATTGGCTTATACAGGATAGTCTGACTTAAACTATGGGTTGTGATCTATAAATTGTGGTCCATGCATCTAAGGTTTGTCATCATTAGAtgccacagaggagaaaaactgTGATTACACTgtaaaaggtttaaaaacaGTTGCAATCACTCGCAACGTAAACCACAGTGGACTGCAATGATTCAAGGCATAGCATACTGTTGTTATCAGCAGTGCCAGTACTGATGATAGAAATCCAACCAGCATAAGAGACTTACTGTCAGATGGCACTGGACTACCCAGAGCTCCCGAAGCAGAGGACAGCACTCGAGTGCTTCaatgtgttttatgttctgGCCCACTATGGTCAGCTGGCAGAGCCTTGGGAAAAAGGAAAGGCCAGCCATGCGGGgaaaaccagagaagaagatcTCCAGGCAGCTGATGTTGCTTCCTTCTTGTGCAATTTTTTCATAGGACACTCCATTGGCCATGCACTGTTCATGTGAGAGAATAACTTATATTTATCCATCATATAAAACATATAACATAATCATAACCATTTGGATAATAAGATAATAATTCActgaaaaaaactaaacaaactaaacagaaaatatatactgtgtgtgtgtgtgtgtgtgtgtgtgtgtgtgtgtgtgtgtgtgtgtgttctaacAGTTCAGCTGATGAATCCAGCTGTTACTAGAAGTTGACTTGAAGAGATTTACCCTTTTTTTAAGCAAATGAATCATACTCACCAACTCTTTGACCACCTCCTCATCACCGcggtgcttttgtttttcactctgtaTCATCACGTTTTTGTCTGAAAATTTACTGCAGCTGAGCTAACAATAATAAATGCTAATTGGTTATTTTGCCTTTACAATGCATGTATACTGTTTATCCCACTAACCAATAGTCTTttgggacaaaagaaaaagtcatgGCAAATTCGTCTGCCAGACAGAGTAAGTATGTGAACTAATAACTGGGGTTAGTCGGCAAACACGCTAAATATCACCACACATTCATGCTAACTTCGCTAGCCTTTAAACTTATGCTACCAGCTGGCGAGCTAACTTCAGCCGCAGAAATCGGGACTGTTCGCTCAGTGACAAAAATGTCagtattaaaataaatcaacatgTCTAGTCAAACCTCGATTAAAAATTATCTATTTTCTGCGACGGAATGAATAATACTTCTGCTCAAACAGACACTCCGTGGCCCGTCTGAGTTCAGCAATGTTTGGCATCAATGTGTTTCTAGGCAGGAGCGTCTGGTTGCTAAGGAGCCATGTTGAAACTTTTGCGGTCCTGATCATTTTTTGAGTTGCCACGTGAGGGCGCCACACTGCAAGATAAATTTTCacaaaaacataacattttGCTTAATTTGAAAGGTACGGTTTTATAAAACATTACCCTTGAAATTCTTGCTCTTTTAACGTTTTCAGTTCGTATCAGTGACGCGGGAATTTCGCTTCCTTTATCCTGCTCCCTCTGGGCCATACGTCCAATTACACTGAGTTTATCTGAGTCACTGTGGCCTCCTTCACCACAGCAAGCGTCATTTTGCTGTCATTCACTCCGCCAGTCTCAAACACTTGACTTCCTTTTGAGCCCAGAAAACGCCTTTCATATTTGACTCTGCCCCAAGTGAAGCGCCAACCCTGAGCCTCGCGGACACCATGACGTCACCGTCGGAGCAGTGAACTAAAACAATCACCCTCGCTCCTCTACTCCTGCTCCCCGACCGACCGCACCGCCTCATCTGTGGCATCTACAAACCCCAGGCTTCAGTTGACAGACGCCAGCCAGGACCTGCATCGCTGTTGGACTGACTCCGTCACCCACTCTAGCGCAAAAAGAGTAACCGCCGCTCACGAACAGTCCAGTCCCGGTATACggtagagaagaagaagaagaagacgaagaagaagaagaagtctaGTTGCTACTAGTATATTTTGTGTCCGATAACAGGAAAAAGCATGTCTGCTCAGCCCGGTGAGGAGCTAGGTTCGGAGGGGAGGTGGTTTGGGGATGACTACGAGAGAAACGGCCTGTTTGGGAACACGCCGACCCGGTTCGGCGAGTTACGCGAAGAATTGAAGCCTAGAGGCGGCGAGGTGCCGAGCGACCTGGATCAACAATTTCATCCTTTCCAGGACGACGGGAAAAGGCCTCCCGTTGCTATGGAAACTGCATCTACAGGTAAAGCGGGCAGTTATCGCAATTAACTCTCGCTGTTTACCAATTTACAGTGTTTCCGCCACGCTAGTTGTCATTTTACCAGGCATGAACAAACCCACAGCGGTGTTTCGGTGGAAATACAGCGGGGGGAGACGCAGTCGAGCCCATCTGTTCCGGACCTAGCGTCACGGCGGACGGCCTGTGTGCCAGCCGAGTTAAAACTTAGGgtttgaaaacacagaaacaaagatgcTAGCGAGTAACTTCCACAGGATCAGAGTAAATCAGCTGTCacagcagtgatgctgcagcGAATGATGCCCGACAAATTTAAATCCAGTAAGACTTGGTTAGAGCTTTAGCTTTTGGTGGTTATGAAACATCAAATATGACCTATTGTTTCCCCCATCAGTCGACACAGGTCTTTGGTTGATGAGCACTGAGTCTGCAGGCAGGATTCAGATGGGATGCAGCGTGCATTAACAAATAGCCTGTTGAACTTTGAATGGCTTATGAGCGTTCACAGGCAAAACTGCTGCACCAGCTCCCACATGTAGGCTTACATTTAGAGTAAAATACCCGCATTCTGGATATGGTGAGGTAGAGGGGTGATTAACAGATCTCAGGCCCCTTAGCTTCCAGAGGCAGTGACTGGGTAGAAAATAATTAAATCCAGCAGTTTATCAACAGAAGGAGATTTAACAAAAAGATTTTACTAGTCCTGCTGTAACAAGTATCCTGCATGATGACAGGGTTGCTACATTCATGTTGATGAGATAATCATATTATTGGATTCTGGAGGCAGTGTTTTTGTGGGAACATCATGCAGACCTCAGTTGCAAGTCCGTCACTCTCCTCAGCACAGCTCGGCTCATGCTATTTTTAATCCTGAAGGAACAGGGCTCACTATTCGCTTGGCGAGCAAAACTAGAGCCCTGCACTTTCATTCACGAATTCACTGAAAAATTCATGAgatgatgtttaaaaaaaaaaaaaaaaaaaaaaaaagcctagtTTCCTCTCTTTGCTGCTCAGgcttttctcatttcactgGCTGATGCTGgtccaaaacaagaaaaagaaaatcaagatGTGTTGTTGTAAAGATGTTTCGTATATCCATTAAATACGGGAGCATTATTGAATGTATAAATTGGACTTAAATCCTTCGAGGCTCAGAATTTGGCATGAAGGCAGCCCGTCAGAGCTAAAAGTGTTGCTTTGGGAAAAAAGGCACTGCAAAATTTATATAACCTACAAAAGCTAAAAATGATCCCCTCGAAGCAGACTGAGCGTAAAAAATATCTGTGAAACGTTGAACTGGCGAGCCGATGTTTGGCCTCACCttccacaaaaaacaaaacaaaggatgTGCTCTGCTTTCATATCAGTGTGCCAGACGAGCTCAAACTTAAGTCTTGTGTgaggtgcgcacacacacaaacacacacacacagattatgtTTTCATTCCTGGAAGAGGAAAGAATGGCTGTCTCTTATTGCTCTGGCTCCAGCTGAGCTGTGTCCACACCAGTGAAGTAATCCACTCTGTCACCTCTGTTCTTTGTGGGAACAGTGCACATCTCATCACATCCAGCAGGGCCGAGTGGACAGTTTCCTCTTGACCAGACATGTTATAGTCTGTTCTGATCTTTGTCAAGGACATTCACTCCCAAGCCCTTCTTTTCCACACGTTACATCTCTCCTTTGCTGGTGGATCATCACAATTATTTTGTGTTATGAGTTCAAGTTCTGGAAACGTATACGTTTTTCCTTACTGAGGCCAGAAAAGAGGTTTGGCCTGTGGAGAGCACAAACTGTGAAATAGTATCTCTTCAAGATGTCTAGAATTGCCTGGCGAGGTAATCGATCCATGCCTGTCCTAAATCTTGTTCACAACAGTGATCTACCCACAGGACGCCGATAATGCTGATTTCAGCTGTATTAAATTACCACGGGACAGGACCTTAGGCTTGGATCACAGGCAGTACAGTGCAGCATAGCCTCTTTTATCCTCAAAAGTTTCCCATCCCGTCAGGGTTTCAAAGAGTCATGAGAAATAAAGTTGTGGGAGATATTGCTGCATCCTGATCAGGTCTTCTGTGAAAATCCCACAGTGGAGTTTGTTTTTAGCACATGGCATGTGTACGAGAAGTGCGTATTGTACACAAAGAGTGAcacctcctccttttttccatCAAGCTCTTTGTAACTCCTTGCAGTGCATTATAATGGGTCACTTTATCATGTCCTGACAAAGTGCATCAGTCATGAGAAACAATCCAGTCCCTGATAGGTGGATTAGACTCAGGGTTTCTCCGTTTCAGCATATCAGCAGCGACAAGGATGAGACAgcatatgtctgtctgtctgggtccTTTCCATACCTTTCGGGTAGTGAAAGCACTTAGTGGACTCCGCTGGCCTGCATAAGCCAGCGCAGCGCATTTGTGCCTTTAGCTGGTGAGAGCTCTGCTACCGTTCCCAGGGGGCCGAGCAGTGCTAGGTCTTTTCAGAGTAGATGATAAAGATGCAAGATAATACAGGGGTGGAGGAGGataaggagggggggggggcagcttAATGGCAAGAGAGGTGAGGCTGTGACAAGGCCGAGTTCAAATGGGCCGACTGTCGGGGAAAAGCTGGAAATACAAAGAACTGTCTTTTCCTTCACCTTTAATTCAGTAGCTTGCAGATGTCAGTGGTCAGCAGAGCAGGTGTCTGCATGTGCTACTATTAGCCACTGTGGTTATAAATGTGTTGTCCAACATCATACATAATTAAATAAGGCTTAAAGTGTGCATGATACATACTAACGTATTTGCTCTCCAGAATGATTTGGGCCTAAGTGCTTGTCCTGTGTGTTACCTGCCAGGTTTCCAATCtcattcatcttcatctgtctcCAGGACTAATTAGCTAATGCTGAGGGATAAAAGCACAGATAAAAGCGTGACAGGCCGAGCCCAAAAAGCTCCACTGCAGGGGACAATAACAAAGCATTACTGCTGTCGTCATATCTTTAAATCACAATTTCTCATGTCCTTTGATCCCCTGTGTTTACCctgaaaacaattaaaagcCAACATGTGAAATATGATGCTATGTTTTCGATCTGACTGCCTCAGTCCAGCTCTCTAGCCTGTGGGCACAGAGTAATCCCTGAGCAGGGTATTGCAACACTGCTCATGGGATTAGAGCTACTATCAGCAGAGACACTTAAAAACAGCGCAGTCCATCTAAATCTTTTGTGTAGGTTATTGTAGTCGACGCATTCCAGCCTTCCTGCCTGCGTCTGTACTCAAGCCAAACTTCTGTCTGTACAATAAAAGTGAAACGCCAGTCCAAAGTCACCCTAATTTGACAGCTTTGACCCGAAGCAGACAGCTTGCAGACACTTGGTCTGGATCCTCCCACATCCTCTCCATTCATCCATAAAGCTCTATCCAAGCAAGAAAAGTGCGATCAATACAGTAGAAGACAGGTACTGTATGCACCACGGCTTAAGAATCTGAATGGGAACCGATTAGCTTTTATCTGAACTGGCTCTACATTGATTTATCTTTGACAAAGGCTGCTGGGACAACAACATTTGTCCTGTGTGGTCtcgagtgattttttttttttttttttttttttttttacgaatGGTGGACACACTGACGTTTCTTACGGTAATTGTATGTCCTCGTTGTCGTGGATCAATGCAGCTCAGAGCAGTTGAATCACTCAGCACAGCTGTTCCCCAATCGACCTCTGCTAGTAGTTTTGTTGTACCTCTGCTCTGAGTATGTGATGGCTTTGTGCtctccattttcttcctctttaccGACATTAAAGTAGGACAGTTAGTGACGAGcctttgtgtatttgttcagCCAAGGATAATGTAATCAATGCATTATATGAATATAAAAGTTATTGTAACCAAAGCTCTTAAAGCCAGAGCGGTTCTTCAGTTAAACTGTGACAAATACAGTGAATAAGGGAATTAATAAAGGAATCTTGTGAAATCCTGTGATTCAGTTGGCATCcatatgaataataaaaggCAAATACTGAAAGTTCTTTATGAAAATAGCGTTATTGGTAGCATCATTTTGATTAGTTCGAATACGATTAGCATATATTATGTCATTATGTCATCATATGTCATTATGCAGTGGGGAAAGAAATCACCATAATTTTGTGCAGCCTTGATTGTTCACGTGAACTTGTGGATTCGTTTCATCATATGTATGTCGTATGTTGCGATGTTGCTGATGTTCAGGTGTGCTGCAAATACAGCAAATTTAATGTTGTTGTGCAACAGCACAAAAGTAGTACACTGGGAAGTTACTGTAGTTAGTGATTTAGTTTTTATTCCTGTGTCACGCCAAACATTTTACTCTTCCCacataagattaaaaaaacatctgtgcttatccaacaacaaaaaatgtaacTTCTATACACTTTCAAATAACATATTTATGTGAAGGTTTATGCTGATAAAGAGTAATTTTCTCTCTTCCCAGGCTTCTTCCAGATCATTAGTGTAGTAGTGCCAAGTCAGTCTTtgtgcatcatcatcacaaaatccctttctgtttttaatcttcTAAAGTATTGCACAGTTCCCAGTGAACAGGACAGTTTATACCTAAAACGATAAAGCTGCATCATGCCATTTAACATCAAAGACGCTTTGAAAGGAGAGCACAGTCTCGATGCGTCTTGATGGATCGGTTTCCACAAAGTCACGCGGTGAAAGAGAACTCTCGAAAGATAACGCCACAGTGGAGAGGGCCACGGATGGCGTGATGGAATCATCACAGTGCAGTACATCAGCAGATGTTTAAAAGTACATCTGAATTACTGCTGGGATTCATGACGGTGTGTGCTCGGACAGCGCTGACTGACAGAGATTGTTCTTTTGAAAGTCAGTGCAGCTTGTTGCCGTAATGGTCTTTGGAaccagcagcacctcctctttatCCCACTTTGAGTAACTGCAGTTGATAAGTAAGTGTCTTCAAGGGAGTAAACCCTGCTGTGCACCAAGTCCCACAAGCAGCCCTGTAAACCCTTAATTTCAAAAAGGTAATATATTCATTTTGCAACTCGAGCTCTTTTGATATTGTCTGTGCtcacatgtttttgtctgtagcCTGATAATTAGGAGCCCATGCCTTGGCATAGCACAGATTGTCAGGCTGCATTAGTTTCGGAGCCGCACTGGCTGCACGGAGGACAACAAAAGGACTGCCCCTTCACAGCACATCCACCGggacttatttatttaactgcACCATCCTTTCAGTGGCATGATGCTGTTGTGCGGCTACAGTGTGAGCTGAGAATTCCTCTGTTGTCATGTCCAATCCCATCTGAGCGCAGCAAAGCGTTTGTTTCGGCCTTGTGGGGGTTCTTCCCAGAGTATGGGTGCTACACCATATCAGCACATTCAAAATGCCCTCAATCTCATCTTAACACATCAACCCAAATCAAGTAGCTGCTCGGGTAAAGACCGTTAAAGCACCCGGCCTCTTTATTGCTGCAGATGCCTTATGCAACTGCTGGTGAGTTTATCTGTGTTGTTACGTAGAAGCTGttgacagaggggaggggggagtgtGTTGCCTACAGTCAACAGGATTACTGGCAGTTCATAGCACCAGAGATCACCTCTCTTCACAGTTTGTAGTGGCTTTGAGTGCTTCCCACATCTGCACAGTAGTacagtgaatcagtgagtgtCAGATTATGATAGTGTTGCCAGGGTGATGGCTGATGGGACCCATACAATGGTAGTATACTAAGAGGATTATACATCGGTTCGCTTTAGCAGCACATCAAGGGCGTTCATGTCACTGAGCCGAACTCGGCTCAACAGCTGTGCACATCTATGTCGCATACTGCTTGGATCTATAAGCAGTTTGAATGTTGCTCTACAAGACGTTTGAGTCTATCAGATACAAAATAATGTAAAGGTCAAGAGTTTCTGGGCCTgctttgcttttcctctgtgtcacgTCACCCCTCCCCCCATGTCCCTGCATGGGTGTGTGGTGTTTATGCCATTGTGCTGCGGTATGATGTATTGTTAATGACTGAGGGAGCAGCAGTACAGTAGGAAGGACAGCAGAAGGGAAGGGTGGTGCAGCTTTTTAGAGGAAAAGGGAGGGATGTGACGTCCTGACCTGTTGGTTCTTCTGTCAGTCAGCCTGCATCCTCAAGAGCTAACCCTAAGGCTGCTATTTTAAATCTTCCCCCCTCGTCCAGCCCAGCAGCTGGACTCGGCCTATTTATAGCACCACCGCTGCCGTGGGAGAAGCAGGGCTACAGagcggcaggaggaggagctcagacTGTGGAAGTATAAACTCTGACTTGTacacagcacaacaaaaacattagCGTCAGATGTGTGGcaatgtattgtgtgtgttggtcCTGTGTTTATGcctgtgcatgcgtgtatgAACAGCacgcagtgtgtgtttgttggccGAGTTGCCTGACTGGGAGACTGGAAtttggacataaagtcaacaaaTCTGAATACTTGACCTTGACTTCTGACATGATGATTTTAAAATAACATCGCTATCAAGTGCGTCTCATCCTGTTTTGCAAGTCATATGTAATATGAGCATCCGTCACGTTACAAATTATTCAGTGAGATGTTGAGTGATAGTTTACAGCAGagcacacacaaagtcacagctaacacacacacacacacacacacacacacacacacacacacacacacactgtctgttgGTTTTCAATTCATAACAGTGGTTGAGAACACTGTTAACACTACAGTTGTGTTATTGTTGTGCTGAGTACCAGGAGGCAGTGAGTGTGGAGTGTTGGGAATATTCATTTTATACATGTATCCGTGAACAGTCTGTCACCCTAGGCTCGAGTAGCGTAAACGATTTACATTTTTGGAGATGCTAGCttgcacatacagcacattgttcatattttctgtgtgtgcgttcgtTTTCGTGACACTGATTTGTCAGGGGAGAAGCCGGATTAGTGATTACAGAGCAGAGATGTGACTAGAGAAAGCCCTTTGCCTGCATGATTTAGAACAGACTCTGGTTGTGGCACTGTGGGTTTTTGGGGTCTGAACAATCCCCCTTTGTCCCACACCGGGTACAAGTACCCTCTGTTACTGCTGCCTCACTGATCTTCACAGCCGAGCACCCAGTctgactgtgctgctctcaCAGTGCCACAGCTCCTCTCCCCGCCAGCTGAAGCATAGCCTTGTTTAACTGGCTGTTTTCATTAATCAGACAGCTCATGATCGTGTGACACAGAGAGTGCTGTCATTCTTTCttatcctgttttttttgtgtgtgtcacctcACTGAgtttcacttctctctcttcctggcATCCTCTGCAGATGACCCCATGTCTGGCCTGTTCAGGAAGCCTAtgaatgatgatggtgatgtctACACTTCCCTGCTGTCAAATCAGAGCTTCACATCGGGTCGAGAAGCCTCCTACCTATCTGACGACCTGAAACCGTCCAAGCCCTCCTCTGGCTCCTCTGCCCTGGATGACTTCTCCAGCGACACCTATAGCTTCAGCTCCAACACCAAGATGACTTCTAACCTGGCTGATGACATACCAAAATCTCTGTTTGGCTCAGATAAGACAGAATCCTACAACTACATGGACATCAGCCACGGGGATGAGCGCCATGACCAACAACAGGGGGCTCTGCACAGCCTGGTGGACACTGGCTCAGCTGGTCGTGACTCATTGGGCAGCTACATAGATAAACACCCTGGACGagataaagaggaggaagaggaggaggaaaacctAGGTCCAGCACTGGGCTCCCATTCTTTCCCGTATGTGGAGGAGCCATCTGATGAAGAACTGTCAGACTACCGCTCTTACCGAAACCTCGGTGGCACCCCGCAGACGGCCAGCCCAGTGAAGATCACTTTGACCGAGTCCCAGCCTCCATCTGCCAAGACTGAACCACAGCACCAGCCCCCTCCAGTCAGCGTGTCCGAGCGTGAAAATGTCCTCAGTGTGGGCTTACAGGGGGTTCCCACCGTGACGCTATCAGAGCCAGAGGATGACAGCCCTGCTTCCACTCCCAATGCTTCACCAACACGTAGGTGCAACACACCCAAATGCCTGTCACATGGTCTGATATAAGAGCGTGTGATAAAATCCTGCATCATGGTATGTGTGATTTCATATTGCAATGTCACAATGGAGTACATTTAAGGCCACTAAGTGAGACTTTGATATCACAATTGTTGCAAAAATAACTAAAGTCATAAAGTCAACAAGCTGTTGTCCAACACTGACTATCCAATGTTtgttaacattagctaataTTAGGACTGGAAGCTACTGGTCACACCAGACCAAGTAAGGTTGTAACAGGAAACGCCTGAGTGTACTAAATTGAGCAAGGATGTATTTATTGCTTATAAAGTCAATATTTCATTTGCAAGAGGAGGATTGTGTGATTGCCTCATTCAAAAGTTAGATTATCTCGCTCTAGCTTTGGATTTGTAATGTGAATGAAGACTCTGATGTCcacttttctctgcatttctctgtgagCAGAAAAAGAATTCCCCTCCCATGACATGTTCAAGGCTGACGCAGTGAAGCCTGCTACTTCCAAAAGCACTCCAAGCACAAAGGCCGGCAGCAGGGAGAACGACGGCAGCAGCGCAGAGTCTGGAGACTCGGAGATCGAGCTGGTGTCTGAGGAGCCTCCAAAGGCCAGCAGCAACCCATTTGACCACT
This window of the Chaetodon auriga isolate fChaAug3 chromosome 14, fChaAug3.hap1, whole genome shotgun sequence genome carries:
- the rtn1a gene encoding reticulon-1a isoform X1 encodes the protein MSAQPGEELGSEGRWFGDDYERNGLFGNTPTRFGELREELKPRGGEVPSDLDQQFHPFQDDGKRPPVAMETASTDDPMSGLFRKPMNDDGDVYTSLLSNQSFTSGREASYLSDDLKPSKPSSGSSALDDFSSDTYSFSSNTKMTSNLADDIPKSLFGSDKTESYNYMDISHGDERHDQQQGALHSLVDTGSAGRDSLGSYIDKHPGRDKEEEEEEENLGPALGSHSFPYVEEPSDEELSDYRSYRNLGGTPQTASPVKITLTESQPPSAKTEPQHQPPPVSVSERENVLSVGLQGVPTVTLSEPEDDSPASTPNASPTQKEFPSHDMFKADAVKPATSKSTPSTKAGSRENDGSSAESGDSEIELVSEEPPKASSNPFDHSPKSKGTFSQPNNPFDNPPVAKGGFGLAGNHAPPTAYSILREEREAELDSDLFIESASEESPKREQGFGGPKQGVSPPSPLVPSAVPPRSAVEAVPAEPLITEKVKTPVKTEEDRPAKPKPPTAAVPPEVRSERPHQDDMHKHTSEGKGDLGKPAASVFPGFNKQKAIDLLYWRNVKQSGAVFSSVLLLLFSLTQFSVVSVGAYLALAALSATISFRIYKSVLQAVQKTDEGHPFKSYLEMEIALSQDQISKYADKILLYTNTCMKELRRLFLVQDLVDSLKFAVLMWLLTYVGALFNGLTLLILAVVSMFTMPVVYEKHQAQIDQYVGLIRTQVNSVVGKIQAKIPGAKRKEE